The Triticum dicoccoides isolate Atlit2015 ecotype Zavitan chromosome 6A, WEW_v2.0, whole genome shotgun sequence genome has a window encoding:
- the LOC119315990 gene encoding putative disease resistance protein RGA4, with amino-acid sequence MTIPGGITVISAINECVNLFQWARSAISSLRSRWSGTEEQTLQDEVLHLQSGLLRLRDTLPAMCDLIDRAEWRIHEQCVAKLLPKLRDAVYDADDLLDEFGWYELKVAVEGNASQSPFVDFFNSVIQGSFNKVEDIQKRLKNLSRQLEEMGLREETPHFDKSVRPDTSSLPDETKIFGRDLELKQVIGLLGVPTNISGAHLKRKRASTVVRGSTSTSSNISNESRIPSIPVLPIVGLGGVGKTTLAQHICNHQQVKSYFDLVIWICVSDDFDVTRLTKEAVQASSDNLDSLQRALSKNVRNKRFLIVLDDMWDDALKENGLCWKRFCAPLRNVIQGSMILVTTRSPKVADGVGTMEPFILDGLKDDVFWNFFKLCVFGSESSNSEPELELIGRSILPKLKGSPLAAKTLGRLLKMNLHVTHWNKILESELWELRQNETEILPALRLSYMYLPFHLKRCFSFCAVYPKDHKFEKDYLAEIWVAEGLVEPQGDIPIQDIGCQYFEDLVERSFFQKVRDTYVIHDLLYDMAQLVSEHDCFVIKNMSDFQKVPQDVRHLSILSSTKFDRSTLLSLCKHTKLRTLFCNKSLRNKTVASVVVHWFNELRHMRVIIFSAIEELPDSVGNLKHLRYLKISRACPFDSLPSAICCLYNLQIFSASECKLESLPSDFSKLISLQRFESNGFQYDQDCPLNFDADSERGLRMRLLKNVTQFCGDLEICNLSMRSKDHAAQVELKNKRYLNGLTLGWSLSTQGHSEIEVLQVLQPSINLKSLLLRCYPGVSLPNWFQPQNLANLTSLSLHNCDGLESISFSRISQRINLNDMRAVPIDNNNDSIGTFLALTVISIYMCKNVSSLEQVLHPASVPAIKKITIQYCNKLVSVPTERFEDLHCLEELYVSDCPNIYSYGLVAPSLERLVLGSSGNLAGNIECSSLVCLSLSCHCVTSIEPQMWSLPALLELNITGCRSLTSIGQPEPFFTNISRGGGTTSVIFSSLTSITIYDCEKLSNIDDLLTEEYLPAIESILVGRCGKLISLSSETFGSFPFLKDLKVHDCPSINWQSGLALPSSLQRLYLRSCGDISAWVPSSLENLASLVSLQMIECPRVVSIPGEVWSSDLTSLKELKIEDCPDLVSIGGANAIAEINNVCISGCPKMKENAYVMRGRF; translated from the coding sequence ATGACTATACCTGGGGGCATCACGGTCATTAGTGCAATCAATGAGTGTGTCAACTTGTTTCAGTGGGCCAGATCTGCTATTTCATCTCTTCGCTCCCGATGGAGTGGCACAGAGGAGCAAACGCTTCAGGATGAAGTACTGCACTTGCAGAGTGGCCTACTACGCCTTAGGGATACACTTCCTGCAATGTGCGACCTCATTGATCGAGCAGAGTGGAGGATCCATGAACAGTGCGTGGCCAAGCTCCTTCCAAAACTCAGGGATGCAGTGTATGATGCTGATGACCTTCTTGATGAGTTTGGATGGTATGAGCTGAAGGTGGCCGTGGAGGGCAATGCAAGCCAAAGCCCTTTTGTTGACTTCTTTAACAGTGTTATTCAAGGTAGCTTCAACAAAGTGGAAGATATCCAGAAAAGACTGAAAAATCTTTCTAGGCAGCTGGAGGAGATGGGTTTGCGTGAAGAGACACCGCACTTTGATAAATCAGTCAGGCCAGATACTAGCTCTTTGCCCGATGAGACAAAAATATTTGGTCGTGACCTGGAGCTGAAGCAGGTGATAGGATTGCTTGGTGTACCTACAAATATTAGCGGGGCTCATCTCAAACGCAAGAGAGCAAGTACTGTAGTGAGAGGGTCGACAAGTACATCAAGCAACATTAGTAATGAATCAAGAATACCAAGCATTCCTGTTTTGCCAATAGTTGGACTTGGGGGTGTCGGAAAAACCACTTTGGCCCAACATATCTGCAATCATCAACAAGTGAAGTCTTACTTTGACTTGGTAATTTGGATTTGTGTCTCAGATGACTTTGATGTGACAAGGTTAACCAAAGAGGCCGTGCAAGCCTCTTCTGATAATTTGGATTCTCTTCAACGCGCTCTTTCAAAGAATGTGAGGAACAAAAGGTTCTTGATTGTCCTTGATGATATGTGGGATGATGCCTTGAAGGAAAATGGGCTGTGTTGGAAGAGGTTTTGTGCACCTTTGAGAAATGTGATACAGGGAAGTATGATTTTGGTCACCACTAGATCTCCAAAGGTTGCTGATGGAGTGGGGACAATGGAGCCCTTTATATTGGATGGTTTGAAGGATGAtgtcttctggaatttcttcaaacTATGTGTGTTTGGATCTGAGAGTTCGAACAGTGAACCTGAGCTAGAGCTCATTGGTAGAAGCATACTTCCTAAACTGAAAGGTTCTCCTTTAGCAGCCAAAACTCTTGGTCGCCTGTTAAAAATGAACCTTCATGTAACACACTGGAATAAAATACTAGAAAGTGAATTGTGGGAGTTGAGACAAAATGAGACTGAAATTTTGCCAGCACTTCGGTTGAGCTACATGTATTTACCATTCCATTTGAAGAGATGCTTCTCGTTCTGTGCTGTATACCCTAAAGATCACAAATTTGAGAAGGACTATTTAGCTGAAATTTGGGTAGCAGAAGGCTTGGTTGAACCTCAAGGTGACATTCCGATTCAAGATATTGGCTGCCAGTACTTCGAAGATCTTGTAGAACGTTCCTTCTTTCAGAAAGTTCGTGATACTTACGTAATACATGACTTGCTGTATGACATGGCACAACTAGTTTCGGAGCATGACTGCTTTGTCATTAAAAATATGAGTGACTTCCAGAAAGTTCCTCAGGACGTTCGTCATCTTTCAATACTCTCTAGCACAAAATTTGACCGTTCCACATTGCTGAGTCTATGCAAGCACACAAAACTCCGTACACTATTTTGCAACAAGTCTTTAAGGAATAAGACTGTAGCTTCTGTTGTAGTTCATTGGTTCAATGAACTTCGGCATATGCGTGTAATCATTTTTTCTGCCATTGAGGAGTTACCAGATAGTGTTGGCAACTTGAAGCATCTCCGGTACCTGAAAATCTCCAGAGCATGTCCTTTCGACAGCCTTCCTTCAGCAATTTGTTGCCTGTATAATTTGCAGATTTTCAGTGCTAGCGAATGCAAGCTAGAAAGCTTGCCCAGTGACTTCAGTAAATTGATCAGCTTACAGAGATTTGAATCAAATGGATTTCAATATGATCAAGACTGTCCACTAAATTTTGATGCAGACAGTGAACGGGGACTACGAATGAGACTGCTAAAGAATGTGACCCAATTTTGTGGAGATTTGGAGATATGCAATCTGAGCATGCGAAGCAAGGATCATGCAGCACAGGTTGAACTAAAGAATAAGCGATATCTTAATGGCCTCACCTTGGGGTGGTCTTTATCCACACAGGGGCACAGTGAGATTGAAGTGCTTCAAGTTCTACAACCTTCCATCAATCTCAAATCTCTGCTCCTGCGGTGTTATCCAGGTGTATCTCTCCCAAACTGGTTTCAGCCACAAAACTTAGCTAATTTAACATCACTATCGTTGCATAACTGTGATGGACTCGAGAGCATATCATTTTCCAGGATCTCACAGCGCATAAACCTAAATGATATGCGTGCGGTGCCAATTGACAACAATAATGACAGTATTGGTACTTTCTTGGCCCTGACAGTCATATCCATTTACATGTGCAAGAATGTATCAAGCCTTGAACAAGTGCTACATCCAGCTTCTGTACCAGCCATCAAGAAAATAACAATTCAATATTGCAATAAGTTAGTATCAGTGCCAACTGAGAGGTTTGAGGACTTGCATTGCCTTGAAGAATTATACGTGAGTGATTGTCCAAATATTTACTCCTATGGTTTGGTGGCGCCCTCCCTCGAGAGGCTCGTGCTGGGTAGTTCTGGGAATCTTGCAGGAAATATAGAATGCTCGTCCCTAGTCTGCCTTTCTTTGTCATGTCACTGCGTGACATCCATCGAACCACAAATGTGGAGTCTTCCAGCTCTACTAGAGTTGAACATTACAGGGTGCAGATCTCTTACATCTATTGGACAACCTGAACCTTTCTTCACTAACATTTCTCGTGGCGGAGGCACCACCAGCGTGATATTCTCATCTCTTACTTCCATAACCATTTATGATTGTGAGAAACTGTCAAATATTGATGACCTTCTAACAGAAGAATATCTACCTGCTATCGAGAGCATTCTTGTTGGACGCTGTGGCAAGTTAATTTCCCTATCCAGTGAAACGTTTGGAAGTTTCCCTTTCCTGAAGGATTTGAAAGTTCATGATTGCCCAAGTATCAACTGGCAAAGTGGATTGGCGCTCCCATCATCCCTCCAAAGACTCTACTTACGGTCATGTGGGGATATCTCCGCATGGGTTCCCAGTAGCCTAGAGAACCTCGCATCCCTTGTTTCACTGCAGATGATTGAATGTCCACGTGTAGTGTCCATTCCAGGAGAAGTTTGGAGCAGTGATCTCACGTCACTCAAGGAATTGAAGATTGAGGATTGTCCAGACCTTGTGTCAATTGGTGGGGCAAATGCAATTGCAGAAATAAATAATGTGTGTATTTCTGGCTGtccaaagatgaaggaaaatgcttaTGTGATGAGAGGGCGCTTCTAG
- the LOC119318003 gene encoding glycosyltransferase family 92 protein RCOM_0530710-like: protein MQSRRRHAAAAALSVTALLVFICVQAGLVAFPLRDTRSRSLLVPPRWLPLGLRAVRAETATPAGAGTEAVLLPAWEVIALVRRPDAASAPVQNATCVFRGGASSPARALGPLPATGRHAYSCIMPEPTRTQQHDAPLVLFSASTVGNADDGASGRSPEMLKWSDRIVYESVVIDGGDVLVFAKGVNRRKKVNRPAADIRCLYYRGDAGNAVASLPATTSAQQVFRCPPPPATTPVDRELRVTLAVVGEEPIPSLATYDPPRRPDSSPATGSTPSGKRLICACTMVRDVAKFLREWVVYHAAVGVDRFYVYDNGTEDDLVDQVRHLTSDGFEVFTMTWPWPKTLEAALSHGAAVHRDSCEWMVFIDVDEFLFSPHWVHPENPTKSMLHSITTVEKDIGQVSMWCADFGPSGQTVHPKEGVTQGYTCRRQVMERRKSLVRLDAVDRSLTNSVHYFMLQPGFRSKWSTRIRVNHYKYQAWDEFKVKFRRRASTYTVDWTDKKNLRSNDRTPGLGFEAVEPAGWPHRFCEVNDTLLRDVTRRWFGLGFGNKLGRRRIIGTTPGSSYNV, encoded by the coding sequence ATGCAGTCGCGCCGGCGgcacgccgccgccgcggccctctCCGTCACGGCGCTCCTCGTCTTCATCTGCGTCCAGGCCGGCCTCGTTGCATTCCCTCTGCGCGATACGCGCTCGCGCTCCCTGCTCGTGCCGCCGCGCTGGCTGCCCCTCGGCCTCCGCGCCGTCCGAGCCGAGACAGCCACGCCGGCGGGCGCGGGAACGGAGGCCGTGCTGCTTCCGGCCTGGGAGGTCATCGCCCTGGTCCGACGACCCGACGCCGCCAGTGCACCCGTACAAAACGCCACGTGTGTGTTCCGGGGCGGGGCGTCGTCCCCGGCGCGCGCGCTCGGGCCGCTGCCGGCGACCGGCCGCCACGCTTACAGCTGCATCATGCCCGAGCCAACGCGGACTCAGCAACATGACGCGCCGCTCGTGCTCTTCTCCGCCTCCACGGTAGGTAACGCCGACGATGGCGCCTCAGGCCGCTCGCCGGAGATGCTGAAGTGGAGCGACCGCATCGTGTACGAGTCCGTCGTGATCGACGGTGGTGACGTGCTCGTCTTCGCCAAGGGCGTCAACCGACGGAAAAAAGTCAACCGCCCGGCTGCAGACATCCGGTGCCTGTACTACCGTGGCGACGCCGGTAACGCCGTGGCCTCGCTGCCGGCCACCACCTCGGCGCAGCAAGTCTTCCGGTGCCCGCCTCCACCGGCAACGACTCCGGTAGACCGAGAGCTGCGCGTCACGCTTGCCGTGGTCGGAGAGGAGCCCATCCCCTCACTGGCCACCTACGATCCTCCACGGCGCCccgactcgtcgccggcgaccggATCAACGCCGTCAGGGAAGAGGCTGATTTGCGCCTGCACCATGGTCCGGGACGTGGCCAAGTTCCTGCGGGAGTGGGTTGTCTACCACGCGGCCGTGGGCGTGGACCGGTTCTACGTCTACGACAACGGGACCGAGGATGACCTGGTGGACCAGGTGCGCCATCTCACCTCGGACGGATTCGAAGTCTTCACTATGACCTGGCCCTGGCCCAAAACTCTAGAGGCCGCGCTGTCACACGGCGCAGCGGTGCATCGAGATTCGTGCGAGTGGATGGTCTTCATCGACGTCGACGAGTTCCTCTTCTCTCCACACTGGGTCCATCCAGAGAACCCTACGAAATCTATGCTCCATTCGATCACAACCGTCGAAAAAGACATTGGACAGGTGTCTATGTGGTGCGCGGATTTTGGCCCCTCGGGCCAGACCGTGCACCCAAAGGAGGGGGTCACCCAGGGCTACACATGCCGAAGGCAGGTCATGGAGCGGCGCAAGTCATTGGTCCGGCTCGACGCGGTGGACCGGTCGCTGACTAACTCGGTCCACTACTTCATGCTTCAACCAGGGTTTCGAAGCAAATGGAGCACGCGAATTCGCGTGAACCACTACAAGTACCAAGCTTGGGACGAGTTCAAGGTGAAATTCCGCCGCCGAGCTTCGACATACACCGTCGATTGGACCGACAAGAAGAACCTCCGTTCCAATGACCGGACCCCGGGTTTAGGGTTTGAGGCAGTCGAGCCGGCTGGTTGGCCGCACAGGTTCTGCGAGGTGAATGACACTTTGCTCCGCGATGTGACTCGCAGATGGTTCGGCCTTGGATTTGGAAATAAGCTGGGTAGGCGACGAATAATCGGTACAACTCCTGGCTCATCATATAATGTATGA
- the LOC119318004 gene encoding DNA-3-methyladenine glycosylase-like: protein MKPLRSIPAVQPHPPVPQLKPPRRRSPPAAGGPSPMTTPRAATPPSFKRSSPRKKQRPRSRLLAADFAAGEADAARALVAARATPSPLSPPAVSPQSAAGMALPREFFEVDALDLAPRLLGKLLRRDQVVLRITEVEAYRPNDSACHGRFGITARTAPVFGPGGHAYVYLCYGLHMMLNVVADKEGVGAAVLIRACAPVSGLEIIQQRRGQQTEKPILLTGPGKVGQALGLSTDWSNHPLYTPGGLEVLDAPEPENILVGPRVGIEYASPEHVMAPWRFAVAGTPWISAPKNTLRPR, encoded by the exons ATGAAGCCCCTCCGTTCCATCCCAGCCGTCCAGCCCCACCCTCCCGTTCCCCAACTCAAGCCCccacgccgccgctcgccgccggctGCCGGAGGGCCATCGCCGATGACCACCCCCCGCGCGGCCACGCCCCCGAGCTTCAAGCGATCCTCCCCCAGGAAGAAGCAGCGGCCCCgcagccgcctcctcgccgccgacttcGCCGCCGGAGAGGCCGACGCTGCGCGGGCGTTGGTGGCGGCCAGGGCCACGCCGTCACCCCTCTCACCGCCGGCGGTGTCCCCGCAGTCTGCCGCAGGTATGGCTCTGCCTCGCGAGTTCTTCGAGGTGGATGCGCTCGACCTCGCCCCCCGCCTCCTCGGCAAGCTCCTGCGCCGCGACCAAGTCGTCCTCCGCATCACCGAG GTGGAGGCTTACAGGCCAAACGATTCCGCGTGCCATGGCCGGTTCGGCATCACGGCGAGAACTGCTCCTGTG TTTGGACCAGGAGGGCATGCATATGTGTACCTATGCTATGGACTCCACATGATGCTCAATGTTGTTGCCGACAAAGAGGGCGTTGGAGCTGCTGTTCTGATCCGAGCGTGTGCCCCAGTTAGTG GACTGGAAATTATTCAGCAGCGTCGTGGCCAACAAACCGAGAAACCGATCCTACTTACAGGACCAGGAAAG GTCGGCCAAGCTCTGGGGCTTTCCACCGACTGGTCGAACCATCCACTATATACACCCG GTGGGTTGGAAGTTCTGGATGCACCAGAACCTGAGAACATTTTGGTTGGCCCCCGTGTCGGAATCGAGTATGCATCGCCCGAGCATGTCATGGCGCCATGGAGGTTCGCCGTTGCGGGCACCCCATGGATCAGTGCCCCGAAGAACACTCTCAGACCTCGGTGA
- the LOC119318001 gene encoding metal tolerance protein 3-like, with amino-acid sequence MEGDDRSAPLLANGAGRPSLRRRDSARSLRSSFLRRLPDKMRTELDPERGADVDVARVKDLSQGEREYYRKQLAALKTFEEVEALCMPGEFGSDDDGDPDADDADDEEQKQSEFAMKISNYANIVLLAFKVYATIRTGSMAIAASTLDSLLDLMAGGILWFTHLSMKKVNIYKYPIGKLRVQPVGIIVFAAIMATLGFQVLVQAIEQLVENEPGDKLTSEQLTWLYSIMLSATAVKLALWFYCRSSGNSIVRAYAKDHYFDVITNVVGLVAAVLGDRFLWWIDPAGAVLLAVYTIANWSGTVLEQAVSLVGRSAPPEMLQMLTYLAMKHDARVQRVDTVRAYSFGALYFVEVDIELSEDMRLREAHAIGESLQERIEKLPEVERAFVHADFESTHKPEHTVRSRLPAPEP; translated from the exons ATGGAGGGCGACGACCGGAGCGCCCCGCTGCTGGCCAACGGCGCCGGCCGGCCGTCGCTCCGGCGGCGCGACTCGGCGCGGTCGCTGCGCAGCAGCTTCCTGCGCCGGCTGCCGGACAAGATGCGCACCGAGCTGGACCCCGAGCGCGGCGCCGACGTCGACGTCGCCCGCGTCAAGGACCTCTCCCAAG GTGAGAGGGAGTACTACAGGAAGCAGCTCGCCGCGCTGAAGACCTTCGAGGAGGTGGAGGCCCTGTGCATGCCCGGCGAGTTCGGCTCGGACGACGATGGCGACCCcgacgccgacgacgccgacgacgaggaGCAGAAGCAGAGCGAGTTCGCCATGAAGATATCCAACTACGCCAACATCGTCCTCCTGGCCTTCAAG GTGTATGCCACGATCAGGACGGGGTCCATGGCGATCGCGGCGTCCACGCTGGACTCGCTGCTGGACCTGATGGCCGGCGGCATCCTCTGGTTCACGCACCTCTCCATGAAGAAGGTGAACATCTACAAGTACCCCATCGGCAAGCTGCGCGTCCAGCCGGTGGGGATCATCGTCTTCGCCGCCATCATGGCCACTCTAG GCTTCCAGGTCCTGGTGCAGGCGATCGAGCAGCTGGTGGAGAACGAGCCCGGCGACAAGCTGACCTCGGAGCAGCTGACATGGCTCTACTCCATCATGCTCTCGGCCACCGCCGTCAAGCTCGCCCTCTGGTTCTACTGCAGGAGCTCGGGGAACAGCATCGTCCGGGCGTACGCCAAG GACCACTACTTCGACGTGATCACCAACGTCGTCGGCCTGGTGGCCGCCGTCCTGGGAGACAGGTTCCTGTGGTGGATCGACCCCGCCGGGGCCGTGCTCCTCGCCGTGTACACCATTGCGAACTGGTCCGGCACCGTGCTTGAGCAAGCAG TCTCGCTGGTGGGGCGGAGCGCGCCGCCGGAGATGCTGCAGATGCTGACCTACCTCGCCATGAAGCACGACGCGCGCGTGCAGCGGGTCGACACGGTCCGGGCCTACAGCTTCGGCGCCCTCTACTTCGTCGAG GTCGACATCGAGCTCTCGGAGGACATGCGGCTGCGGGAGGCGCACGCCATCGGGGAGTCGCTGCAGGAGAGGATCGAGAAGCTGCCGGAAGTGGAGCGGGCGTTTGTCCATGCGGACTTCGAGAGCACCCATAAGCCGGAGCACACGGTCCGGAGCAGGCTGCCGGCGCCCGAGCCCTGA